In Deltaproteobacteria bacterium, the following are encoded in one genomic region:
- a CDS encoding Re/Si-specific NAD(P)(+) transhydrogenase subunit alpha: MKIGVPKEVTPGERRVALTPDAVAGLVKSKLEVLVEAGAGEGAFHADDAFVKVGAQIVPDARTLCSQADVVTKVQKPTLAEVDQLREGTVFISLLQALTAGDIVQRLAERRITSFGMEGIPRISRAQKMDALSSQANIAGYKAVLIAAESLAKFFPMLMTAAGTVFAARLLVIGAGVAGLQALATARRLGAQVWGYDVRPVVKEQVESLGAKFLEFDLGVKDAEDKGGYAKALSADAARRQQELLNERSKDFDVIITTALVPGRPAPKLITKETVAGMRPGSVIVDLAAEAGGNCELTAPDQVIVKHGVTIHGPTNLPATMPIHASQLYARNVTELLRELVKDGALALQFDDEVIKGACVTHNGTIVNEAVAAAVAARRSA, encoded by the coding sequence ATGAAGATTGGAGTTCCCAAAGAGGTAACACCGGGGGAGCGTCGTGTTGCGCTTACTCCGGACGCAGTGGCTGGCTTAGTCAAGAGCAAGCTAGAGGTATTGGTAGAGGCAGGAGCTGGCGAGGGCGCGTTTCATGCTGACGACGCCTTTGTCAAAGTGGGCGCGCAGATCGTTCCCGATGCACGGACTCTCTGTAGTCAAGCTGACGTCGTTACCAAAGTACAGAAACCGACCCTCGCGGAAGTTGATCAGCTCCGCGAAGGAACAGTGTTCATATCCCTGCTCCAGGCTCTCACTGCAGGGGATATCGTCCAACGCTTAGCAGAGCGACGCATCACCAGCTTTGGCATGGAAGGTATTCCACGTATCAGTCGTGCGCAGAAGATGGATGCGCTTTCCTCACAAGCGAACATTGCTGGATATAAAGCGGTGTTGATCGCCGCAGAGTCACTGGCAAAGTTTTTTCCCATGCTGATGACCGCCGCAGGAACGGTATTTGCGGCACGTCTGTTAGTGATTGGTGCCGGTGTCGCGGGGTTGCAGGCACTCGCGACAGCACGACGCTTGGGTGCACAGGTGTGGGGCTACGATGTGCGACCAGTCGTGAAGGAGCAAGTCGAAAGCCTTGGTGCCAAGTTTCTCGAATTTGACCTCGGCGTGAAAGATGCAGAGGACAAGGGTGGCTATGCCAAGGCGCTTTCCGCAGACGCTGCTCGTCGGCAACAAGAGTTGCTCAACGAGCGCAGCAAGGACTTTGATGTCATCATCACCACCGCCTTGGTACCGGGCCGCCCCGCACCGAAACTAATCACCAAGGAGACAGTCGCAGGTATGAGGCCGGGGTCCGTGATTGTCGACCTCGCTGCCGAGGCAGGTGGTAATTGCGAGCTAACCGCACCAGACCAGGTCATCGTAAAACATGGAGTGACAATTCACGGCCCGACGAATTTGCCGGCGACGATGCCGATCCATGCAAGCCAACTCTATGCCCGGAACGTGACCGAATTGTTGCGCGAGCTTGTCAAAGATGGGGCATTGGCGCTGCAGTTCGATGATGAAGTGATCAAGGGTGCGTGCGTAACGCACAACGGAACGATTGTCAATGAAGCAGTGGCTGCAGCGGTGGCTGCGAGGAGGTCAGCGTGA